One part of the Helicoverpa armigera isolate CAAS_96S chromosome 3, ASM3070526v1, whole genome shotgun sequence genome encodes these proteins:
- the LOC110374091 gene encoding NADH dehydrogenase [ubiquinone] iron-sulfur protein 3, mitochondrial, translated as MNCLLSKLVKRTLVTSLPRKFLIGIPAAEKDMQVNNPLLIEPLEYESHTLRRHDNAKRQRLYEYGIYVGACLPKWVQKVQLQQTDELEILVAPEGLYQVLTFMRLHQNACFAQCSSATAIDVPSRPFRFEVEYDLLSFRFGERIRVKTYTDELTPIRSGSGVWKSCQWYEREIYDMFGVIFSHHPDLRRILTDYGFTGHPLRKDFPLIGYIEVRYDDELKKIVYEPMEYPQEARSYELQTPWHYLNKFHPGYDEPKPPPKPPASAAGTC; from the coding sequence atGAATTGCTTATTGTCAAAGCTAGTAAAAAGGACTTTGGTAACTTCGTTACCACGTAAATTCCTTATTGGCATTCCTGCTGCAGAAAAAGATATGCAAGTTAATAACCCATTACTCATTGAACCGTTAGAATATGAAAGCCACACATTGAGGAGACATGACAATGCCAAACGTCAAAGGCTGTACGAATATGGTATATACGTAGGAGCGTGCCTGCCTAAGTGGGTGCAGAAGGTCCAGCTGCAGCAAACAGATGAGCTGGAGATACTGGTAGCCCCTGAAGGTCTGTACCAGGTCCTCACTTTTATGCGCCTCCACCAAAACGCTTGCTTTGCTCAATGCTCTTCGGCAACTGCTATAGATGTACCCAGCAGACCATTCAGATTCGAAGTAGAATACGACCTTCTTAGCTTTAGATTTGGAGAACGAATTCGTGTTAAGACCTACACAGACGAGTTGACACCTATTCGTTCTGGCTCCGGCGTCTGGAAGTCCTGTCAGTGGTACGAACGAGAAATATACGACATGTTTGGAGTTATTTTCAGTCATCATCCGGATTTGAGGAGGATTCTCACAGACTATGGATTCACTGGACATCCATTACGAAAGGACTTTCCTTTGATCGGGTATATTGAAGTTCGTTATGATGATGAActgaaaaaaatagtttatgaaCCAATGGAATACCCTCAAGAAGCGCGGTCGTATGAGTTGCAGACACCGTGGCATTATTTGAACAAATTCCATCCGGGATATGATGAGCCTAAGCCTCCGCCTAAGCCCCCTGCATCCGCTGCTGGCACTTGTtag
- the LOC110374097 gene encoding lachesin has protein sequence MQQPWWSIYLLAIFMLGLDSKLVGQAFQPEFAESLMNLTVPIGRDATFRCLVQNLGGYRVGWVKADTKAIQAIHVHVITNNHRVGVSHNGQTVWNLHIRNVQEEDRGQYMCQINTDPMKSQMGYLEVVIPPDFIPEETSGDIMVPEGGTARVSCRARGMPEPRVLWRREDGADIVIRDPNGTKTKVAMYEKDVLTLTKISRSDMGAYLCIASNGVPPTVSKRITIKVHFHPVIQVPNQLVGAPLGTDVTIECYVESSPKSINYWVRDSNEMVISSSKYEVVNTVVSSFESRMTLTVRRLTAADVGGYRCVAKNSLGEVDSVIRLYEIPGPTVKNTSPAYKRDDYKYSTPIEGPDNQFGSADSSDDEDERDTATYTTDRHSNAYKHENVTRNRTIHYPPTTEQKLSNKVRKIINKFEIEEFGNNRCCVHSLLVINCILSLAIIVVLDYT, from the exons ATGCAGCAGCCTTGGTGGTCCATATACTTACTGGCTATATTCATGCTAGGACTAGACTCGAAGCTCGTTG GTCAAGCATTTCAACCAGAATTCGCTGAGTCACTAATGAATCTGACTGTACCAATCGGCCGGGATGCAACTTTCAGATGTCTAGTACAAAACTTAGGCGGATACAGA GTAGGATGGGTAAAAGCCGATACTAAAGCCATTCAAGCAATACACGTCCACGTAATAACAAACAATCACAGAGTCGGAGTATCACATAACGGTCAGACCGTTTGGAATTTACACATTAGAAACGTCCAGGAGGAGGACCGGGGTCAATACATGTGTCAGATCAATACGGACCCAATGAAAAGCCAG ATGGGTTACCTAGAAGTGGTAATCCCTCCAGATTTTATACCAGAAGAGACGTCAGGAGACATAATGGTACCTGAAGGTGGTACTGCCAGAGTCTCTTGCCGTGCAAGAGGCATGCCAGAACCTCGTGTTCTTTGGAGGAGAGAAGATGGGGCTGATATCGTTATCAGGGATCCAAATGGTACCAAAACTAAAG TTGCCATGTACGAGAAAGACGTGTTAACACTGACGAAAATATCTCGTTCGGATATGGGCGCATATCTGTGCATCGCGAGTAACGGTGTGCCACCCACCGTGAGCAAGAGAATTACTATCAAAGTGCATT TTCACCCGGTGATCCAAGTGCCCAATCAGCTGGTGGGCGCTCCGCTGGGTACTGACGTCACCATTGAGTGCTACGTCGAGTCATCGCCCAAGTCTATCAACTACTGGGTCAGAGATTCAA ACGAAATGGTGATATCATCAAGCAAGTACGAAGTCGTCAACACAGTGGTCAGCTCGTTCGAGAGCCGCATGACGCTGACGGTGCGACGGCTCACGGCAGCCGATGTGGGGGGGTACCGGTGCGTCGCCAAGAACTCGCTGGGAGAAGTCGATAGCGTCATCAGGTTATATG AAATCCCAGGGCCAACTGTAAAGAACACGAGTCCAGCATACAAAAGAGACGACTACAAGTACTCGACGCCGATAGAGGGGCCTGACAATCAATTCGGTTCTGCTGACAGCTCAGATGACGAAGATGAACGAGACACGGCCACATACACCACCGACAGACATTCAAATGCATACAAACACGAAAACGTTACTAGAAACAGAACAATCCATTACCCCCCGACAACGGAACAAAAGCTCAGCAATAAAGTCCgcaaaattattaacaaattcGAAATAGAAGAGTTTGGCAACAACAGATGTTGTGTGCACTCTCTTCTCGTAATAAACTGTATTCTTTCGTTAGCAATTATTGTAGTACTAGATTATACGTAG